In Marasmius oreades isolate 03SP1 chromosome 3, whole genome shotgun sequence, a single window of DNA contains:
- a CDS encoding uncharacterized protein (MEROPS:MER0001400), with protein MIFFNRLFSSVLLAILYASYNNAAARPSDAIYSTHHTRDLGNGVKLQIFHPPSNYNTYGEGLDVPSSFFDAPIEEKTVSFVSSKLNVDSGKVSFKSGYTSDNGESFGYAQQVHDGVPIANAVANVAFKNNKVVAFGQSFIDTSKAADSKPSVDVSTVIPKVEQTLQGKKNDIEPTVKYLAQQDGSLALVHAFQVENDEAGTFYEAFADAHTGELLSVTDFVAKASYRVVPIFKQDITEGLELLTNPALTSASPQGWHFLKGVNTTDTSGNNVVTYKGATTATTKQSTSGLVFDYTYNPSVGPTAGANLDAARTNAFYLINAYHDTLYQYGFTESKFNFQFDNLGKGGVGNDPVYVSVQDASGVNNAFFATPPEGQPGRCRMYIFTLTNPNRDGTLSNDIVIHEMTHGLSNRLVGGGRAACLQTFESQGLGEGWSDAVADWFVHSDSPQITDFAFVPWLFNSPRGGRSRPYSTSTTTNPYTYSTLRGLNEVHDIGEVWANILHNVYAQLVSARGFSTTARTSASGTQGNIVYMRLLVDSFSLLPCNPTFIQARNGFIQADINRYGGANKCLLWRAFASRGMGWSAANYNDAFDLPQGC; from the exons ATGATCTTCTTCAACCGGCTTTTCTCCTCTGTTCTTCTCGCCATTCTGTATGCCTCCTACAACAATGCCGCTGCTCGTCCTTCAGATGCAATATACAGCACTCACCATACGAGGGACCTCGGAAATGGCGTCAAGCTTCAGATTTTCCATCCTCCCTCCAACTATAAC ACTTACGGGGAGGGCCTTGACGTTCCTTCATCATTCTTCGATGCTCCGATTGAAGAGAAGACTGTTTCCTTTGTCTCGTCGAAGCTCAATGTGGACTCGGGGAAAGTTTCATTCAAGTCCGGGTACACCAGCGACAACGGCGAATCGTTTGGCTACGCTCAACAAGTTCAT GACGGTGTTCCCATTGCGAATGCTGTGGCCAACGTTGCATTCAAAAACAACAAAGTTGTCGCTTTTGGTCAATCATTCATTGATACCT CTAAAGCTGCGGATTCCAAACCATCGGTTGATGTTTCCACCGTCATTCCAAAGGTGGAACAGACTTTGCAAGGCAAAAAGAACGACATCGAGCCGACTGTCAAGTATCTCGCTCAGCAAGATGGCTCTCTTGCTCTCGTGCATGCATTCCAAGTCGAGAACGACGAAGCTGGGACCTTCTATGAAGCTTTTGCCGATGCACACACTGGAGAATTACTCTCTGTTACCGACTTTGTCGCCAAAGCCTCT TACCGTGTTGTCCCAATCTTTAAACAAGACATTACAGAGGGTCTCGAATTACTCACAAACCCCGCGCTCACCTCCGCATCACCCCAAGGATGGCATTTTTTGAAAGGCGTAAATACCACTGATACTTC CGGTAATAACGTCGTCACCTACAAGGGTGCGACGACGGCTACTACCAAACAATCAACTAGTGGTCTTGTCTTCGACTACACATACAACCCTAGCGTTGGCCCGACTGCAGGAGCCAACCTCGATGCTGCGCGCACGAACGCTTTCTACTTAATCAATGCCTACCACGATACGTTGTACCAGTATGGTTTCACGGAAAGCAAGTTCAACTTCCAGTTCGACAACCTCGGGAAGGGCGGTGTCGGGAATGACCCAGTTTACGTCAGTGTTCAAGACGCTTCTGGAGTCAACAACGCCTTCTTTGCTACTCCTCCCGA GGGTCAACCTGGACGGTGCAGGATGTACATTTTCACACTTACGAATCCGAACCGGGATGGTACCCTATCAAACGATATCGTAATTCATGAAATGACCCATGGCCTCAGCAACCGACTGGTCGGTGGTGGTAGAGCCGCTTGCCTACAGACATTCGAGTCCCAAGGTTTGGGTGAAGGGTGGTCCGACGCTGTTGCCga CTGGTTTGTCCACTCTGATTCTCCTCAGATTACCGACTTTGCGTTTGTTCCTTGGCTATTTAACAGCCCTCGGGGTGGTCGATCAAGGCCCTATTCAACTTCCACAACGACCAACCCTTATACATATTCCACTCTTCGTGGGCTGAATGAAGTACATG ATATCGGAGAG GTCTG GGCAAACATCCTCCATAACGTGTACGCTCAACTCGTAAGCGCACGCGGGTTCTCCACCACGGCTCGAACGAGTGCGAGTGGAACCCAAGGAAACATTGTCTATATGCGACTTCTCGTTGACTCCTTTTCTTTATTACCTTGCAACCCCACTTTCATACAAGCTCGTAACGGGTTCATTCAAGCTGATATCAATCGATATGGCGGTGCCAATAAGTGTCTGTTGTGGAGGGCGTTTGCTAGTAGGGGTATGGGTTGGAGTGCTGCGAATTATAACGATGCTTTCGATCTTCCCCAGGGTTGTTAA